The following are encoded in a window of Streptomyces sp. 11x1 genomic DNA:
- a CDS encoding NUDIX hydrolase, with product MSDTSRRGAVRDASVIVARDADGTVAVLTAEFPQHGGEYVFLPGGRREDGETPEECARRELREEAGVTAQTWQALGSYAITLNSTARIHLFLAEGLTCGPQQLTPSEESFKLMWWPMPDAIRAATEGRFLLQGGPLALLLAQQVITA from the coding sequence ATGAGCGACACATCCCGACGAGGGGCCGTGCGCGACGCCTCCGTCATCGTGGCCCGAGACGCGGACGGCACGGTCGCCGTCCTGACCGCCGAGTTCCCCCAGCACGGCGGCGAGTACGTGTTCCTGCCCGGAGGACGCCGGGAGGACGGCGAGACACCGGAAGAGTGCGCGCGGCGCGAGCTGCGCGAGGAAGCCGGCGTCACCGCCCAGACCTGGCAGGCCCTCGGCTCGTACGCCATCACCCTCAACTCCACTGCCCGAATCCACCTCTTCCTGGCAGAGGGCCTCACCTGCGGCCCGCAGCAGCTCACGCCCAGTGAAGAGAGTTTCAAGCTCATGTGGTGGCCGATGCCTGACGCGATCCGGGCCGCCACCGAGGGACGCTTCCTGCTTCAGGGGGGACCGCTGGCGCTGCTGCTCGCCCAGCAGGTCATCACAGCCTGA
- a CDS encoding class I SAM-dependent methyltransferase encodes MPAQHDIAAETELWDTFAASAFKDDAEPSFCWTQYAGHGPGPELLGNPRSVLEIGCGTGRALAHLAERGIAARGVDLSPVMVEKTTTKWAGTGAEFVCSEVLEYLSDHEGGYDAVYSIFGAAWFTDPGRLFPLVRRRLRPGGVFVFSQPPAIPGAYGPQGMYKGGFAGKAMFTYRYSYRPAVWERLLTRAGFATADARVLDAPHPGHIGTLLVRGVVP; translated from the coding sequence TTGCCCGCACAACACGACATCGCCGCTGAGACGGAGCTGTGGGACACTTTCGCCGCTTCCGCCTTCAAGGACGACGCGGAGCCGAGTTTCTGCTGGACCCAATACGCCGGTCACGGACCTGGCCCGGAGCTGCTGGGCAACCCGCGTTCCGTCCTGGAGATCGGCTGTGGCACCGGCCGCGCCCTGGCCCACCTCGCTGAGCGCGGCATCGCCGCTCGCGGCGTGGACCTGTCTCCCGTCATGGTCGAGAAGACCACCACGAAGTGGGCAGGCACCGGAGCGGAGTTCGTGTGCTCCGAGGTGCTGGAGTACCTGAGCGATCACGAGGGCGGGTACGACGCCGTCTACTCGATCTTCGGAGCCGCCTGGTTCACCGACCCGGGCCGTCTCTTCCCCCTGGTCCGCCGAAGGCTCCGGCCCGGCGGCGTCTTCGTGTTCTCGCAGCCGCCGGCCATTCCGGGTGCGTACGGGCCACAGGGCATGTACAAGGGAGGCTTCGCCGGAAAAGCGATGTTCACCTACCGCTACAGCTATCGCCCGGCTGTGTGGGAGCGCCTGCTCACGCGGGCCGGATTCGCCACAGCCGACGCGCGGGTCCTTGACGCTCCTCACCCTGGACACATCGGGACGCTACTCGTACGCGGAGTCGTTCCCTGA